CACTTTCGACAGGGCCGCGGCCGGTGTTCGCCCCCCGACGGACGTATTGCGCAACGCCCAAGTGCAAGCAGTGAGACCAGAAGTGCAATTTTGCTGTCTGAGGCGGTCCCGTGCTTCTGTTTGAGGACTTAATTCTCATCACCGTGTGGTTGGCGACCGCGGTGGTGATCGTCAACCTGGTGTTCCTGGTGTTCGTGTTCTACCGCCGCTGGGCACGCACGCGGTACTACCGGGCGAAGGACGAAGCCAAGGAACGCTACCGCCGGGCGGTGGCGGACTTCATGGCGCTCTCGGTGGGGGTGGAGCCGACGGCGCAGTTGCTGCGGGACGCCCGCAGCGAGGCGGAGAAAGACGGCGTCCTGGACCTGCTGAGGGAAGGATTGGCGGGGCTGACGACGCCGCGCCATGTGTCCTCCTCCTCGGGAATGCGCACTCCTTCGAGCGCGGGGCGGATCGCGTCAAGTTCCGGCCGGCTGCAGTCGGGCACGGGACGCATCACCTCGCCGACGATTGTGGTGGGCCAGGCGCTGGAACGGGTGAGCGAGCTGCTGTTCGCGCTGGGCTACATCGAGGGCTGGGCGCGGACGGCGTTCGGGCGCGGGCGGGCGTCGGAACTGGTGAAGCGCTCGCTGAACAAGGAAAAGACAGCGGTGAGCACGGAAGTGCGTCAGAGTCCGCTGAACCGCATCCGCCGGATGCGGATCTTTTCCGTGCCGCGGGCGCTGGCGGTGGACAAGCTGGGCAGCCTGGCGGCCGATTATGCCCATGTGTTCATGGCGGAGGCGCTGCACGATCCGGCCACGGAAGTGCGCAGCGTGGCGGTGGCGGCCATGGGGCGGGCACGGCATCCGGCGGCCATCCCCTTGCTGCTGGAGGAGCTGCGCAAGGCGCTGGAGGAGGGCAACGACGTTTCTTTGCGCTCCACCAAAGCGGCGCTGTGCTCCTACCAGATGAGCGACCTGGAACTGTTCGTGCCCTACGTGCGGCATCCCAACCGGCGGCTGCGCTTCTTCGTGATCGACACCATGCGGGAGATCTCCAGTCGCGCGGGGCGCAGCATGCAGCTGACGCGGCGCGGTTTTCCCGACGAACTGTGCTCGCTGCTGCTGGAGCACTCGGTGAACGACGTGTTCGCCGACGTGCGGGCGCGGAGCGCGGCGCTGGTGGCGCAGTTCCGCGATGCCCAGGCGGCCGAGGCGCTGCGCAAACTGCTGAAGGACGAGAACGAATTCGTACGGCTGCACACGGTGCGGGTGTGCGGCGACCGCTATTACGGGGACCTGATCCCGGACATTCTGCGCTGCCTCTCGGACTCGAAGTGGCGGGTGCGGGAGGCGGCGGTGGGAACGTTGCGGGCGTTCGGGATGGCGGGGCTCAACGAGCTGTTCCGCTACTTCGCGGCGACCTCGGACCGCTATGAGAGCGAACAGATCGCCGAGGAGATCCAGCGCACGGGAATGATCGAGCAACTGGTGACGGCGCTGGCTTCGGGCGGCGAGGCTTCGCGGCTGGCCGACGCGGTCTGCCGCAAGATGGCCACCATGGGCAAGACGTCCTTGCTGCTGAACGCGGTGGCGGCGCGCATCCCGCAGGAAGCGCGCATCCTGCTGATGGACGCGCTGATGGTGGCGCCGACGGCGAAATACATGTCGATCCTGGAGACGCTGGCCGAGACCGACGGCGGGCCGGTGGGCGACAAGGCGCGCGACCTGCTGCGCCAGGCGGTGAGCCGCAGCGGGCAGATGAGCGCAACGCCTTCCTCGGGGCGAGGGTTTCCGTCGGGGTCATCGGGGCGCGGATTTCCTTCGGGGTCATCGGGCCGGGGAACCCCGAGCCGGGGATAAAGCATGGAACAGCACATCGCACTGCGCATCCTGGATTACCTGAACACGCTGATCCTGATCTATTTCATCGTGACCAACCTGGGGTACACGGTGCTGATGGCGATCTCGCTGTACAGCGTGACGCAGCACTCGAAGTACGCGCGCAGCCGGGGGTACGCGGACCTGGCGGATTCGCCGGTGACGCCGCCGGTGGCGCTGATCGTGCCGGCCTACAACGAGGAAGCGGCGATCGTGGACACGGTGACGGCGCTGCTGAACCTGAACTACCCGGAGAAAGAGATCATCGTGGTGGACGACGGGTCGAGCGACCGCACCGTGCAGG
This DNA window, taken from Terriglobales bacterium, encodes the following:
- a CDS encoding HEAT repeat domain-containing protein, with the translated sequence MLLFEDLILITVWLATAVVIVNLVFLVFVFYRRWARTRYYRAKDEAKERYRRAVADFMALSVGVEPTAQLLRDARSEAEKDGVLDLLREGLAGLTTPRHVSSSSGMRTPSSAGRIASSSGRLQSGTGRITSPTIVVGQALERVSELLFALGYIEGWARTAFGRGRASELVKRSLNKEKTAVSTEVRQSPLNRIRRMRIFSVPRALAVDKLGSLAADYAHVFMAEALHDPATEVRSVAVAAMGRARHPAAIPLLLEELRKALEEGNDVSLRSTKAALCSYQMSDLELFVPYVRHPNRRLRFFVIDTMREISSRAGRSMQLTRRGFPDELCSLLLEHSVNDVFADVRARSAALVAQFRDAQAAEALRKLLKDENEFVRLHTVRVCGDRYYGDLIPDILRCLSDSKWRVREAAVGTLRAFGMAGLNELFRYFAATSDRYESEQIAEEIQRTGMIEQLVTALASGGEASRLADAVCRKMATMGKTSLLLNAVAARIPQEARILLMDALMVAPTAKYMSILETLAETDGGPVGDKARDLLRQAVSRSGQMSATPSSGRGFPSGSSGRGFPSGSSGRGTPSRG